From Geomonas agri, one genomic window encodes:
- the glk gene encoding glucokinase, whose translation MLILAGDVGGTTTRLAYFEADAAGLTVLYHAQYKSTAHGSLAEILRHFSLQHGIVAERACLGIAGPIIEGRVRTPNLPWSIDSSDLVQTLGISDVRLINDLEANTYGIAALKQDDLFTLNAGTPRPDGTIAVVSAGTGLGESLAYWDGDTHRPLPSEAGHADFAARNDLEAELLLYLQGKHGRVSYERVLSGPGLHDIYRFLRDRRYYDEQPAVVEAMGSQDPPAVITRAALKGSCPMCAKAVDLFIGVYGAEAGNAALRFLATGGVYLGGGIAPKILDLLKSATFMVAFTAKGRLSPLVQSIPVHVILNEDTALLGAGRAAFYAR comes from the coding sequence ATGCTGATCCTGGCAGGGGATGTGGGTGGGACCACGACGCGACTTGCCTATTTCGAGGCGGACGCCGCCGGACTCACCGTTCTTTATCACGCACAGTACAAAAGCACGGCTCACGGCAGTCTTGCCGAGATACTGCGCCACTTTTCCCTGCAACACGGCATCGTTGCCGAACGCGCCTGTCTCGGCATCGCCGGTCCCATCATCGAGGGACGTGTCCGCACCCCCAACCTCCCCTGGAGCATCGACAGCTCCGATCTGGTCCAAACCCTGGGCATCTCCGATGTGCGCCTGATCAACGACCTGGAAGCCAACACCTACGGCATCGCCGCGCTGAAGCAGGACGACCTGTTCACCCTCAACGCCGGGACTCCTCGCCCCGATGGCACCATCGCCGTCGTTTCCGCCGGTACCGGGCTGGGCGAATCGCTGGCCTACTGGGACGGCGATACGCACCGGCCGCTCCCCTCGGAGGCGGGTCACGCAGATTTCGCGGCACGCAACGACCTGGAGGCGGAGCTGCTGCTATATCTGCAAGGCAAGCATGGCCGGGTCAGTTACGAACGGGTCCTTTCCGGGCCCGGCCTGCACGACATCTACCGCTTTCTGCGCGATCGGCGCTACTACGACGAGCAGCCCGCCGTGGTCGAAGCCATGGGGAGCCAGGATCCACCCGCCGTGATCACCCGTGCCGCCCTCAAGGGGAGCTGCCCCATGTGCGCCAAAGCGGTAGACCTGTTTATCGGCGTCTACGGCGCGGAGGCGGGAAATGCCGCCCTCAGGTTCCTCGCCACTGGTGGCGTCTACCTGGGCGGTGGCATCGCCCCCAAGATCCTCGACCTGCTCAAGAGTGCCACCTTCATGGTCGCCTTTACTGCCAAGGGAAGACTGAGCCCGCTGGTACAGTCGATCCCGGTACACGTCATCCTCAACGAGGATACTGCTCTTCTCGGTGCGGGGCGGGCGGCGTTTTACGCCCGTTGA
- a CDS encoding PqiC family protein, with protein sequence MRRTSAFFALVAALLLVSACSRSPRVTFYTLTPVAAAGAVQQNFSSAVAVGPVTIPELVNRPQLVVRLAPNRVDVLESHRWAEPLKNEIPRLLAQDLSPLLGSSRVFAYDQVSAAAAQYRVLVDIVRLDTVPGDSVTIEAGWVVRGAGNGRREGRAVIREKVAGSDYEAVAAAFSRALAGLSAEVAKSVRSEAAGAK encoded by the coding sequence ATGCGCAGGACATCAGCCTTCTTCGCCCTCGTCGCCGCCTTGCTTCTTGTCTCCGCCTGCAGCAGGTCGCCGCGGGTCACCTTTTACACGCTGACCCCCGTGGCTGCTGCTGGCGCCGTGCAGCAGAACTTCTCCAGCGCCGTCGCCGTCGGCCCGGTCACTATCCCGGAACTGGTCAACCGGCCGCAACTGGTGGTGCGCCTGGCGCCCAACCGCGTTGACGTCCTCGAATCGCACCGCTGGGCAGAGCCGCTCAAAAACGAGATCCCGCGCCTCTTGGCGCAGGACCTCTCTCCGCTGCTCGGCTCAAGCCGCGTCTTCGCCTACGACCAAGTATCCGCCGCCGCGGCACAATACCGCGTACTGGTGGATATCGTGCGCCTGGACACGGTCCCCGGCGACAGTGTCACCATCGAGGCGGGTTGGGTGGTGCGCGGCGCCGGGAACGGCAGGAGGGAAGGGCGGGCCGTGATTCGGGAAAAAGTGGCCGGTTCCGATTATGAGGCCGTGGCCGCAGCATTCAGCCGTGCCCTGGCCGGTTTGAGCGCCGAGGTGGCGAAGAGCGTGCGCAGTGAGGCTGCCGGCGCCAAGTAG
- a CDS encoding PqiB family protein, with amino-acid sequence MTDRHNEMQDIPEAVSEPRRRFSVQLVWIIPIVAAIIGLSIAAKAWIDRGETITISFKTGEGLEAGKTKLKYKDVMIGEVKSIAISNDRSHVVVTAEVSKDAKGLMVKDTRFWVVRARISGGNVTGLTTLLGGSYIGVEAGASTELRDHFVGLESPPAVSMDVPGRQFVLHTDDVGSLYTGSPVFFRRMQVGQVIATDLDKDGKGVSVRIFIRSPYDRFVTTDTFFWHASGVDLSVSPNGVKLNTESMLAVLLGGISFEQRPNAPETQAAPANTAYTLYATHDEALKNSVVSEKFALQFRESVRGLAVGAPVDLRGVTVGEVTNIDVTLDRSRSDFSVAVEIQFYPEHLLSHLHAGREGLLPSPGSVQTHKLLDDLVAHGFRAQIKSGSLLTGQLYVALDFVPGARPARIDWNAAPPRFPTVPGSMEKLQKNLTEIVQKIEKLPLEKLAGDAGHTLRSLDDTLKSADQLLKNMDRSLVPEAKSVLTETRTTLEDVRKTLTEARGTLGGASQVLSADAPVQVDLRDTMREVSRAAQSLRVLGDYLEQHPEALIRGKKEEK; translated from the coding sequence ATGACTGACAGACACAATGAGATGCAGGACATACCGGAAGCGGTTAGCGAACCAAGACGCCGCTTCTCGGTCCAGCTGGTCTGGATCATCCCCATCGTGGCCGCCATCATCGGCCTTTCCATCGCCGCCAAGGCCTGGATCGACCGGGGCGAGACCATCACCATCTCCTTCAAGACCGGCGAGGGGCTGGAAGCCGGCAAGACCAAGTTGAAGTACAAAGACGTCATGATCGGCGAGGTGAAATCCATCGCCATCTCCAACGACCGCTCCCACGTCGTGGTCACCGCCGAGGTCTCCAAGGATGCCAAGGGACTCATGGTCAAGGACACCCGTTTCTGGGTTGTGCGCGCCCGCATTTCCGGCGGCAACGTCACCGGTTTGACCACCTTGTTGGGCGGCTCCTATATCGGCGTCGAGGCGGGTGCGTCCACCGAGCTGCGTGACCACTTCGTAGGGCTTGAGTCCCCGCCGGCGGTCTCCATGGACGTCCCCGGTCGACAGTTCGTGCTTCACACCGACGACGTTGGCTCGCTCTACACCGGTTCCCCGGTTTTTTTCAGGCGCATGCAGGTCGGCCAGGTGATCGCCACCGACCTCGACAAAGACGGCAAGGGCGTTTCCGTCCGGATTTTCATCCGCTCGCCCTACGACCGTTTCGTTACTACCGACACCTTTTTCTGGCACGCGAGCGGTGTCGATCTCTCCGTCTCCCCCAACGGGGTCAAGCTCAACACGGAATCGATGCTGGCTGTCCTCCTGGGGGGGATTTCTTTCGAACAGCGCCCCAATGCGCCGGAAACCCAGGCGGCGCCCGCCAATACCGCCTACACCCTCTATGCGACCCATGACGAGGCGCTGAAAAACTCGGTGGTATCTGAGAAATTCGCGCTGCAGTTCCGCGAATCGGTGCGAGGTCTTGCCGTTGGCGCACCGGTCGATTTGCGCGGTGTCACCGTGGGTGAGGTCACCAACATCGACGTGACGCTGGATCGATCCCGCTCCGATTTTTCAGTTGCGGTCGAGATTCAGTTTTATCCAGAACACCTGCTCTCCCATCTGCACGCGGGGAGGGAAGGGCTGCTGCCGTCTCCTGGCAGCGTCCAGACCCACAAGCTTCTCGACGACCTGGTGGCGCACGGTTTCCGGGCCCAGATCAAAAGCGGCAGCCTGTTGACCGGTCAGCTCTACGTAGCCCTCGATTTTGTCCCCGGCGCGCGCCCGGCCAGGATCGACTGGAATGCTGCCCCGCCGCGCTTCCCGACCGTGCCCGGATCTATGGAGAAGCTGCAGAAGAACCTGACCGAGATCGTCCAGAAAATAGAGAAACTCCCCCTGGAGAAATTGGCCGGCGATGCCGGTCATACTCTGCGTTCGCTGGACGACACGCTAAAGAGCGCAGACCAGTTGCTCAAGAACATGGATCGCTCGCTAGTGCCGGAGGCAAAATCGGTGCTGACCGAAACCAGGACTACGCTTGAAGACGTCAGGAAGACGTTGACCGAGGCCAGAGGCACCTTGGGCGGGGCCAGCCAGGTCCTCTCCGCCGATGCCCCGGTGCAGGTCGATCTGCGCGACACCATGCGCGAGGTGTCCCGCGCGGCCCAGTCTCTGCGGGTGCTCGGGGATTACCTTGAACAGCACCCGGAAGCGCTGATCCGCGGCAAAAAGGAGGAAAAGTAA
- a CDS encoding paraquat-inducible protein A, which translates to MTAPAPIAASRGLCSCHVCQLVSRRDQRAQVAHCPRCGARLHFRRPGSVQRCWALIIASYILYIPANALVMMETGSLISYRKDTIVSGVVHLWRTGSWMIAVIVFVASVAIPLLKLFSLTLLLISVQRRSTWSPRQRTRLYRLVEAVGRWSMLDIYVVTLLAALVQLGSMATVKAGPAAVAFGAVVVLTMFATMEFDPRLIWDPLQKEEFHD; encoded by the coding sequence GTGACCGCACCGGCTCCCATTGCGGCATCACGGGGGCTGTGCTCGTGCCATGTCTGCCAGCTGGTCTCGCGACGCGACCAGCGGGCGCAGGTGGCGCACTGCCCGCGTTGCGGCGCCCGGCTCCATTTCCGCAGACCGGGCAGCGTGCAGCGCTGCTGGGCGCTGATTATCGCGTCATACATCCTCTACATACCGGCCAATGCCCTTGTCATGATGGAAACCGGCTCCCTGATCAGCTATCGCAAGGACACCATCGTCAGCGGGGTGGTGCACCTGTGGAGGACCGGTTCCTGGATGATCGCGGTGATCGTTTTCGTAGCGAGCGTGGCCATTCCGCTCTTGAAACTTTTTTCGCTTACCCTGCTGCTTATATCCGTGCAGCGCCGCTCGACCTGGAGCCCGCGCCAGCGTACCCGCCTGTACCGGCTGGTGGAGGCGGTGGGGCGCTGGTCCATGCTCGACATCTACGTGGTAACCCTGCTAGCCGCGCTGGTGCAACTTGGTTCCATGGCCACGGTCAAGGCCGGGCCTGCCGCGGTGGCCTTCGGTGCGGTGGTGGTGCTCACCATGTTCGCCACCATGGAGTTTGACCCTCGCCTGATTTGGGACCCGCTGCAGAAAGAGGAGTTTCATGACTGA
- a CDS encoding paraquat-inducible protein A: MTDHTRQLIACHDCDLLQRDIQLNPGCYASCPRCGAVLYRNATDSVDRTLAYTLAAAMVFLGANVFPIFSIEVQGDRSAITLFGAVLSLWDQHMKSISLLVFLTAMVAPAVELISITYLLLPLKLGKVPPSYPLFMRVLQVLQPWGMVEVLMLGVLVSLVKLTNNFRVIPGMALWSFAVLTLLLAAAAASFNARDVWAQLDATWQGQAKP; the protein is encoded by the coding sequence ATGACCGATCATACACGGCAGCTCATCGCGTGCCATGACTGTGACTTGTTGCAGCGCGATATACAGTTGAACCCCGGCTGCTATGCCAGTTGCCCGCGCTGCGGCGCCGTTTTGTACCGCAACGCCACTGACAGCGTCGATCGCACCCTCGCCTACACCCTGGCCGCGGCCATGGTTTTCCTCGGCGCGAATGTGTTCCCTATCTTCAGCATCGAGGTGCAGGGGGACCGCAGCGCCATCACCCTGTTTGGGGCCGTCCTTTCCCTGTGGGACCAGCATATGAAAAGTATCTCGCTGCTCGTGTTCCTCACCGCTATGGTTGCCCCCGCCGTGGAACTGATCTCGATCACCTACCTGCTGTTGCCGCTCAAGCTGGGCAAAGTCCCCCCGAGCTATCCGCTGTTCATGCGCGTGCTCCAGGTTCTGCAGCCGTGGGGCATGGTGGAGGTGCTCATGCTGGGGGTTCTGGTCTCGCTGGTGAAGCTCACCAACAACTTTCGCGTCATTCCCGGGATGGCGCTTTGGTCCTTCGCCGTCCTGACCCTGCTTCTTGCTGCCGCGGCCGCATCCTTCAATGCCCGCGACGTGTGGGCGCAACTGGACGCCACGTGGCAAGGGCAGGCTAAGCCGTGA